The genome window GCCAGGTGGACGCGCTGGGCCGGGGCGGCCTCGATTTTCGCAAGGTAGTGGCCCAGGGGCTGCACGCCCCCCAGGTTCCCTTTACCGCCAAAGACAAGCGCTACCGCCTCGAGCGCCTCCGCGAGGCCGAGGCCGGAGCCCAGGTCGGCCCCCAGATCAAGCAGGTGCAGACCAACCTGATGGAGTGGGAGCAGGAGGTGCTCGTGGCCACCAGCGAGGGCACCTGGGCCGAGGATCGCCGGGTGCGCACCCGCCTCTACGTGACCGCCATCGCCCAGGACGAGAGCGGGATGCAGACCGGGGTGATGGGGCCGGGGCTCAGTGTGGGCCTCGAGCTCTTCGACCGCTACCCCCCCCGCCGAGGTCGGACGCAAGGCCGGCCTGCAGGCCCTCACCAACCTGCGGGCCAAACCGGCCCCCGCCGGCACCATGCCCGTGGTAATTGGCAACGGCTTTGGCGGCGTGATCTTCCACGAGGCCTTGGGGCACCTTCTGGAAACCACTTCCGTCGCGAAAAAAGCCAGCGTGCTCTCCGACAAGCTGGGCGAAAAAGTGGCCTCGGACTGCGTGACCTACATCGACGACGGCACCACCCCCCACGGCTGGGGCTCGCAGGAGTTCGACGACGAGGGGATGTCCACCGAGCGCACCGTGCTGATCGAGAACGGGGTGCTCAAAAGCTACATGGTGGATCGGCTGGGCAGCCTGCTCACCGGCTACCGGCCCACCGGCTCGGGGCGGCGCCAGGACTACACCTTTGCCCCCACCAGCCGGATGCGCAATACCTTTATCGCCCCCGGCACCACCCCCAAGGAAAAACTCTTCGAGGGCATCGAGTACGGCCTCTACGCCGCCGATATGGGCGGGGGGCAGGTGCGGCCCGGCTCCGGTGAGTACAACTTTGCGGTCAAGGAGGGCTACATCATCCGCCACGGGCGCATCGAGGAGCCGGTGCGGGGGGCCATGCTGGTGGGCAAGGGCCCCGAGAGCATCCAGAAAATTGTGGCGGTCTCGGACGACCTCGAGATGGGCCCCGGTATGTGCGGCTCACTCTCGGGCAGCCTGCCGGTGGAGGTGGGCCAGCCGCACCTTCTGATCTCCGAGATTGTGGTGGGGGGCCAGGCTTGAGCCGGCTCTCGAATGGGGGAAGAACCATGACCTTTGAAGAAGCCAGGGATTATCTGCTGCAAAAAGCCCGCGCCTTGGGCCTCGAGGCCGAGGTGCTGGCGACCCACACCCGCGAACTCACCATCCAGGCCCACGGCGGCAAGGTGGAAGAAATCACCCAGGCCACCCAGGGCGGGGTGGGGGTGCGGGTGGTGGTGGAGGGCAAAACCGGCTATGCCTACACCGAGGAGCGCACCCCGGCGGCGCTCGACTGGGTGCTCCAGGAGGCCCACGAGAACGCCCTATTGCAGTCCGAGACCGGGGGGTTCCTGCCGGCGGGGGGTGCCTTGGGCCAGCACGACCTGCTGGGCGAGGGGCTTTCGGCCCCCCTGGAGCAAAAGCGCCAGGCGGCTTTGAGCCTCGAGGCCAGCCTGCGGGCCGACCCCCGGGTGCGGCAGGTGCAGATGACCCGCTACTCCGAGAACGAAACCCAGGCCACTCTGGGCTCCACCCAGGGGGTCTCGGGGGCTTTTCGCAACGGCTACGCCCTGCTCCTGACCAGCGCCGTGATGGGCGAGGGGAGTAGCCTCAAGCAGGGCTACGAGTTCGACCTTTCCAAGGAGTTTCACGCCCTCGAGCCGGGCCGCACCGCCCAGCAGTACCTGCACCGCACCGGGCGCTTGCTGGGGGCCCGCCCCCTCCAGACCGGGCGCTACAAAGCCTACTTCGAACCCAAGGCCTTTGCCCAACTGCTGGGCATGATGGGCTGGTTTTTGCTCTCGGCCAAGAACGTGCTCGAGGGCAAGAGCCTGCTGGCGGGCCGGGTGGGGCAGAAAATCGCCTCGGAAATTTTCACCCTGGTAGACGACCCCACCCTACCGGACGGGCTGGCCTCGCGCCCCTTCGACGCCGAAGGCACCGCGGCCCGGCGCACGGTGTTCATCGAGAAGGGCATCCTGCGCACCTTTGCCCACAACTCCGAGACCGCCCGC of Meiothermus sp. contains these proteins:
- a CDS encoding TldD/PmbA family protein; translation: MTFEEARDYLLQKARALGLEAEVLATHTRELTIQAHGGKVEEITQATQGGVGVRVVVEGKTGYAYTEERTPAALDWVLQEAHENALLQSETGGFLPAGGALGQHDLLGEGLSAPLEQKRQAALSLEASLRADPRVRQVQMTRYSENETQATLGSTQGVSGAFRNGYALLLTSAVMGEGSSLKQGYEFDLSKEFHALEPGRTAQQYLHRTGRLLGARPLQTGRYKAYFEPKAFAQLLGMMGWFLLSAKNVLEGKSLLAGRVGQKIASEIFTLVDDPTLPDGLASRPFDAEGTAARRTVFIEKGILRTFAHNSETARKMGVENTGHAARNYKGVLGIAPTNLFVEPGAGVQMDSGIVITDLMGLHAGANPISGEFSLQALGLKVEGGEVAYPVENFTVAGNFLELLTRITALGSELEWNPMMGIVGSPMVEVAELSFAGA